One genomic window of Quercus lobata isolate SW786 chromosome 9, ValleyOak3.0 Primary Assembly, whole genome shotgun sequence includes the following:
- the LOC115959196 gene encoding uncharacterized protein LOC115959196 has protein sequence MAIGKKKLMSSAPWRGEEEATEEFQDAKLKVTKQQPGAESVMHVPRKKKDKSKRHDHDDYDDDSLVEIDPQLRYSFQRNYQFLQRVFSIDTIVKPLPPAMAYNVSRNLNFFTCIFTQFFDPKGIANAQKSLGIGQEEKARRVR, from the exons ATGGCAATTGGGAAGAAGAAGTTGATGTCATCGGCGCCATGGAGGGGCGAAGAGGAAGCCACTGAAGAGTTCCAAGACGCGAAGCTCAAAGTCACAAAGCAGCAGCCTGGAGCCGAGTCAGTGATGCACGTGCCTCGCAAGAAGAAAGACAAGTCCAAACGCCACGACCATGACGATTACGATGATGATTCCCTCGTCGAGATTGACCCCCAGCTTCGCTACAGCTTTCAACGTAACTACCAG TTTCTTCAACGAGTATTTAGCATTGACACCATTGTGAAACCTCTTCCACCTGCCATGGCCTACAATGTTTCCCGCAACTTGAACTTCTTCACTTGCATTTTCACGCAGTTTTTTG ATCCAAAAGGTATAGCAAATGCCCAAAAATCGTTAGGGATAGGACAGGAAGAGAAAGCTCGTCGCGTTCGTTGA
- the LOC115960252 gene encoding TMV resistance protein N-like translates to MASTGSEKPSLPGSNYVVFLSFRGEDTRHSFTDHLYMAFTLRGIETFRDSEKLQLGQEIASELIQAIENSQYAIVVFSEKYADSKWCLDELAEIIECKKNKGLEVVPVFYHVDPSDVRNQTGPFEKDFDKHQKNDKIDREKIQKWKDAMREVGKLSGKHLLPHQGSEAECIQDIVEVILNKLDNTFSTHTFSELIGMESRVEKLKSHLAMESNDVCIIGIWGTGGMGKTTLARVVYEMISNKFEACSFIANIREESIKCGLHKIQQILLRELLNYRDLEVHNDYTGVSMIQSRLRNKKILLVLDDVNDLEQLNKLAGERCWFGSGSRIMITTRDKHLLELHEANEIYEVEELNHDEALKLFSLKAFKMDHPIEDYGKLSQDFVDYCKGLPLALEVLGSFLFKKSIAEWKSEYEQLTIEFCDKGKILNVLKISFDGLQSNEKNIFLNIACFFNHKHLDFDINIHYLGLYPETGLRDLIDKSLIKLHGNQLWMHDLLQDMGQHIVCQECKDPEERSRLWSFDDINNVLTENTGTKKIQCIGLEMHEPKNVEWNLEAFSKMQNLELLKICGVQLMHGLKHLPSSLRVLEWKEYHSKSLTSSFLSKCFENLKFNALKLTEGPDINNVPNLKSLVLENCINLRRIHPSIGIHKKLTILNLGYCKNLTSLPNKFEIECLTELNFTGCSKLTEIPGFGRNMKRVHNLYLGHTAITTLPTSIEHLTALDTLFLYGCKNLVHLPNTIFNLKLVREICLQFCTKLDRLPENLGNAESLEELDLWETAIREVPSSIGLLKHLHRLVLTECKGLSSNKSRYELLPFYSKPTSPQPPDLLFSSLSLSPASSLTVLYLNDCNLKAISNDIGSLFSLELLDLSRNDFVCLPESIIRLSKLKWMYLNNCTSLRSLPKLPLNIKLVEAKGCISLEMLPDPLKPSDSLEPSLNLQNCFKLADNQSCTDWFISGIKKSLSLSPSLPLSVLKKSYNIVFPGSEIPEWFSHQNMGKEVKIKLPSHLCKNVGIAICVVCPTLAYSLIANGKRISIAITSRNQASSDHLQLVYVTPQFFNEESNKFLSEGDVNGFSQISIKVESVKAKKWGFHMIYKKDIEDLDMDVLHHNFDSLSVEVEGSSDYNMAGPSGEGSSDCEESSEYGGSDWYVYYSESESSDY, encoded by the exons ATGGCTTCCACTGGCTCCGAAAAACCCTCTTTACCTGGTTCGAACTACGTTGTTTTTCTCAGTTTTCGGGGTGAGGACACCCGCCATAGCTTTACAGACCATTTATACATGGCATTTACATTGAGAGGCATTGAAACCTTTAGAGACAGCGAAAAACTCCAACTAGGACAAGAAATTGCTTCTGAGCTCATACAAGCAATAGAAAATTCCCAGTATGCAATCGTTGTTTTCTCAGAAAAATATGCCGATTCCAAGTGGTGCTTGGATGAACTTGCTGAAATTattgaatgcaaaaaaaataagggaCTTGAAGTGGTGCCCGTCTTTTACCATGTAGATCCCTCCGACGTACGGAACCAGACTGGGCCATTTGAAAAAGACTTTGACAAACAtcagaaaaatgacaaaatcgACAGAGAGAAGATCCAGAAATGGAAGGATGCTATGAGAGAAGTGGGGAAATTATCCGGCAAGCATTTACTGCCACATCAAGG GTCTGAGGCAGAATGTATCCAAGACATTGTGGAAGTGATATTAAATAAATTGGATAATACCTTCTCAACACATACCTTCTCAGAACTAATAGGAATGGAATCCCGAGTTGAGAAATTGAAGTCACACTTAGCTATGGAGTCAAATGATGTTTGCATTATAGGAATTTGGGGGACAGGAGGAATGGGTAAGACAACTCTTGCTAGAGTTGTTTATGAAATGATTTCCAATAAATTTGAAGCTTGTAGTTTTATCGCTAATATTAGGGAAGAATCTATAAAATGTGGTTTACATAAGATACAACAAATACTTTTGAGGGAACTTTTGAATTATAGAGATTTGGAGGTGCACAATGATTATACTGGAGTTTCCATGATACAAAGTAGGTTACGTAACAAAAagattcttcttgttcttgatgaCGTAAATGATTTAGAGCAATTGAATAAGTTAGCTGGGGAGCGTTGTTGGTTTGGTTCAGGTAGTAGAATTATGATAACAACAAGAGATAAGCATTTGTTGGAGTTGCATGAAGCAAATGAAATATATGAGGTTGAAGAATTGAATCATGATGAAGCTCTTAAACTTTTTAGTTTGAAAGCTTTTAAAATGGACCATCCAATTGAAGATTATGGAAAGCTATCTCAAGATTTTGTAGATTATTGTAAGGGGCTTCCGTTGGCCCTTGAAGTTTTGGGTTCTTTCTTGTTCAAAAAAAGCATTGCTGAATGGAAAAGTGAATATGAACAGCTCACGATTGAATTTTGTGACAAAGGAAAAATTCTCAATGTGcttaaaataagttttgatggaCTACAATCAAATGAGaagaatattttcttaaatatcGCATGCTTTTTTAATCACAAGCATTTAGATTTTGACATAAATATACACTATCTTGGGCTTTATCCTGAAACTGGATTAAGAGATCTCATTGATAAGTCTCTCATTAAATTGCATGGAAATCAATTGTGGATGCATGATTTACTACAAGATATGGGCCAACATATAGTTTGTCAAGAGTGCAAAGATCCTGAGGAACGTAGTAGATTGTGGTCATTTGACGACATCAACAATGTGCTGACAGAAAATACG ggaacaaagaaaattcaatgcATAGGACTAGAGATGCATGAACCAAAAAATGTAGAATGGAATCTTGAGGCCTTTTCAAAGATGCAAAATCTAGAATTGCTTAAAATTTGTGGTGTTCAACTTATGCATGGTCTCAAACATCTTCCTAGTAGCTTAAGAGTTCTTGAATGGAAAGAGTACCATTCAAAATCGTTGACATCAAGTTTCCTATCAAAG tgttttgagaatttgaaattcaatGCTCTAAAGCTTACTGAAGGCCCAGACATCAATAACGTCCCAAATCTTAAGAGTTTGGTTCTtgaaaattgtataaatttacgtAGGATTCACCCATCAATTGGAATTCATAAAAAGCTTACTATTCTTAATTTAGGATATTGCAAGAACCTTACAAGTCTTCCAAACAAGTTTGAAATAGAGTGTCTTACGGAACTTAATTTTACTGGGTGCTCGAAATTAACAGAAATTCCAGGCTTCGGGAGAAACATGAAACGTGTACACAACCTTTATTTAGGTCATACTGCAATTACAACACTGCCCACGTCAATTGAGCATTTGACTGCCCTTGATACTTTGTTTTTATATGGTTGCAAAAATCTTGTGCATTTACCTAATaccatttttaatttaaagttgGTTAGAGAAATCTGTCTCCAGTTTTGCACAAAACTGGATAGACTGCCAGAGAACCTAGGGAATGCCGAAAGTCTGGAGGAGTTGGATTTGTGGGAAACTGCTATAAGAGAGGTCCCTTCTTCCATTGGTCTCTTAAAACATCTTCATCGGCTAGTATTAACAGAATGTAAGGGGTTATCATCTAATAAATCGAGGTATGAGCTCCTCCCGTTTTATTCAAAGCCAACAAGTCCTCAACCCCCGGACTTGCTATTCTCTTCTTTATCTCTATCACCTGCGTCTTCTTTGACCGTCTTGTATTTAAATGACTGCAATCTCAAGGCAATCTCCAATGATATTGGTTCCTTATTCTCTTTAGAATTGTTGGATCTAAGTCGAAATGATTTTGTTTGCCTTCCGGAAAGCATCATTCGACTTTCGAAATTGAAATGGATGTACTTGAATAATTGCACAAGTCTTCGATCATTGCCAAAGCTTCCATTGAATATTAAACTCGTTGAGGCAAAAGGTTGTATCTCACTGGAGATGTTACCAGATCCATTAAAACCAAGCGATTCATTGGAACCATCTCTCAATCTTCAAAATTGCTTTAAATTGGCTGACAATCAAAGCTGCACAGACTGGTTTATCTCAGGGATAAAAAagtccctctccctctctccctctctccctctctcagtCCTAAAAAAGTCATATAACATTGTTTTTCCTGGAAGTGAAATTCCTGAGTGGTTTAGCCACCAAAACATGGGGAAAGAAGTGAAAATAAAACTACCTTCTCATTTGTGTAAGAACGTGGGAATTGCTATTTGCGTTGTGTGCCCCACGCTTGCCTATTCGTTGATAGCCAATGGAAAAAGAATTTCTATTGCCATTACCTCACGTAATCAGGCTTCATCAGATCACCTTCAGCTAGTCTATGTGACTCCTCAATTCTTCAACGAggaatcaaataaatttttgtcGGAAGGTGACGTGAATGGATTCAGTCAGATTAGCATTAAAGTTGAAAGCGTGAAGGCCAAAAAATGGGGGTTCCATATGATATACAAGAAAGACATAGAAGATCTTGACATGGATGTTCTCCATCATAATTTCGACAGTTTGTCAGTGGAAGTGGAAGGAAGCTCTGATTACAATATGGCTGGACCCAGTGGAGAAGGAAGCTCTGAT TGTGAGGAGTCAAGTGAGTACGGGGGCTCCgattggtatgtatattatagTGAAAGTGAAAGCTCGGATTATTAG